A single genomic interval of Zobellia nedashkovskayae harbors:
- a CDS encoding PorP/SprF family type IX secretion system membrane protein codes for MKGTILKILFLLLTMQLSFGQQDAQFTQYMYNTLTVNPAYAGSRDVLGVSLLHRSQWVGMDGAPSTQTFNIQGPYNDKIGLGFSIVHDEIGNNTNQSTNFDVAFSYSVPTSENYELSFGLSAGGQLLNIDFNKLRNYSASLAPSVEKELYKKFTPNVGAGVYFHSNKFYIGLSAPNILETEHFQNPDDNGSVIASERMNFYLISGYVFDLTPSLKFKPAYLIKAVTGAPLQVDLSANFLINEKFTLGAAYRWDAAMSALFGFHMGKQFMLGLAYDREISSLGGSQFNDGSFEIFLRYEFIKNNKIDLTPRFF; via the coding sequence ATGAAAGGTACGATACTAAAAATCTTGTTTTTACTTCTGACGATGCAATTAAGCTTCGGGCAGCAGGATGCTCAATTCACCCAATACATGTATAACACATTAACGGTAAATCCTGCCTATGCCGGTTCTAGAGATGTTCTCGGCGTTTCGCTACTACACCGCTCGCAATGGGTTGGAATGGACGGAGCTCCTAGTACACAAACCTTCAACATACAAGGTCCTTACAATGACAAAATAGGATTAGGGTTTTCTATCGTACATGACGAAATTGGAAATAACACCAACCAAAGCACCAACTTTGATGTTGCTTTCTCATACAGTGTGCCTACCTCCGAGAATTACGAACTATCCTTTGGTCTTTCTGCTGGTGGGCAGTTGTTAAATATCGATTTTAATAAATTGAGAAATTATAGTGCTAGTCTGGCACCATCCGTAGAAAAAGAATTATATAAAAAATTTACGCCCAATGTGGGAGCCGGAGTATACTTTCACTCCAATAAATTTTATATTGGTCTTTCTGCACCTAATATCTTAGAAACCGAACATTTTCAAAATCCAGATGATAATGGTTCTGTAATAGCTTCTGAGCGCATGAATTTTTATCTGATTTCCGGATATGTCTTTGACCTAACTCCATCTTTGAAATTTAAGCCCGCATATCTTATAAAAGCTGTTACCGGGGCTCCTCTTCAGGTTGATCTTTCCGCTAATTTTTTAATCAACGAAAAATTTACCTTGGGTGCTGCCTATAGATGGGATGCTGCCATGAGTGCGCTATTTGGCTTCCACATGGGAAAGCAATTTATGCTGGGACTTGCCTATGACCGAGAAATATCTTCATTAGGTGGTTCACAATTTAATGATGGTTCTTTTGAAATATTTCTCAGGTATGAATTCATTAAGAATAATAAAATTGACCTAACCCCTAGATTCTTTTAG
- a CDS encoding T9SS type B sorting domain-containing protein: MANRFKKIFGAILLVLLAHAGNAQQTTNWTSVSSTVWESVTNDGLVRVQCTVSGGVSISGPETMGCTSAATYSDPAVFGSPSLEVSADAGNLNFFFFDAITGNPVHIVNPIVHVDKVGTVGFVLLSFQAATGNFNITNGTWTELSSNGPIFESTPTLFNIDDNALIISGFGTDECGNGSNIGTGGGSLRVEEVTESIEMDVDVTGGLLPFLAAPDEVEFVLTNLIIAEPKIEVTKTVVENFSNPVSIGDTVNYTITVENTGNVTLDNIDLTDTFSDIDSNNLTLTSPPAFSSSSLSSLEGTLLPGETATYLASFSLTTPVLQTGGIINQISVLADSPYGTDDVDDISDDGVDTDGNVEDDATISYFPTTDDDTVNICEEGTVDIYVLTNDDFGGNGPSSGSIFIVSPASSGSALVNDNTTPSNPIDDYITYTSALGYTGSDSFVYGITDSKGYTQHAIVSVTETAAPNAGIDGTLTICEGTTVTETQLFDQLDGTPDSGGTWTPIPAGAGTYTYTLTATSPCTVDSTSKVVVSEQATPNAGTDGTLTICEGTTVTETQLFDELGGSPETGGNWTPTLAGAGTYTYTVTATSPCTVDSTSEVVVSEQATPNAGTDGTLTICEGTTVTESQLFDELGGSPETGGNWTPTLAGAGTYTYTVTATSPCIVDSTSEIVVSEQATPNAGTDGILTICEGTTVTESQLFDELTDSPDLGGTWSPTMSGAGTYTYTVAATSPCTVDSTSEVVVSEQATPNAGTDGTLTICEGTTVTETQLFDELGGSPESGGTWSPTLSSAGTYTYTVTATSPCTVDSTSKVIVSEQATPNAGTDGTLTICEGSTVTETQLFDELGGSPEPGGNWTPTLAGAGTYTYTVTATSPCTVDSTSEVVVSEQATPNAGTDGILTICEGTTVTESQLFDELTDSPDLGGTWSPTMSGAGTYTYTVAATSPCTGDDTSEVVVTEKALPNAGTDGTLTICEGTTVTESQLFDELGGSPDTGGNWTPTLAGAGTYTYTVTATSPCTVDSTSEVVVSEQATPNAGTDGTLTICEGTTVTETQLFDELGGSPEPGGNWTPTMSGAGTYTYTVAATSPCTVDDTSEIVVTELINPNAGTDGSLTVCQGTTVTEDQLFNELGGSPDPGGSWTPALASSGTYTYTVTSSCTGDDTSQVVVTEQVLPNAGIDGTLTICEGTTVTETQLFDELGGSPNPGGDWTPALAGAGTYTYTVVATSACTVDGTSEVVVTEEPTANAGIDGTLTICEGTTVTETQLFDELGGSPDSSGNWTPTFAGAGTYTYTVMATSPCTANDTSEVVVTEQVNPNAGTDGSLTICEGTTVTESQLLSELGNNPDSGGTWLPAMAGAGTYTYTVTATSPCTVDDTSIIVVTEQVLPNAGTDGTLTICEGETVNETQLFAQLGGADSGGTWTPTMAGAGTYTYTITAISPCAIDDTSEVVVTEQVLPNAGTDGTLTICADETVNETQLFAQLGGADSGGTWTPMMAGAGTYIYTIAAIMPCAIDDTSEVVVTEQVLPNAGTDGTLIICEGITITEAQLFDELGGTPDSGGTWSPVVAGAGTYTYTVTATSPCAIDDTSEVIVTEQAPPNAGTDGTLEICEGNSLTEALLFAELGGSPDPGGNWTPTLSGAGTYTYTVAATSPCTGNDTSEIIVTEVAAPNAGTDGTLIICEGITVTETQLFDELGGTPDSSGSWTPTMAGAGTYTYTVIATLPCTVDSTSEVIVSEQPTPNAGTDGSLTICEGETVNETQLLAQLGTPDSGGVWTPAMAGAGTYTYTVMAITPCTLDDISEVVVSEQPIPDAGTNGTLTICQGTIVTETQLFDELNGTPDTGGDWTPTLAGAGTYTYIVKGNVCPNAIANIIVNEEIQPNAGTDATLTICPGSTVTEAELFLLLGTDNTSGTWNPNPEGASAGMYTYSITGNICGGDSTATVAVTISNLDSDGDTILDCDEIIDGTDPFDDCDSIGGKPLASSDCDNDKLTEEEESLLGTDPMNPDSDGDGVIDGQEVIDSTDPLDNCDFLLESQTFAPSRIWNDADCDMDNLTNEQEIDRGTDSTNPDTDGDTINDGQEVMDNTDPLDPCDSIGGTAPNNISCELFIELDLVKQGDILNGSFRIINIDRYPNHQVEIFNRWGILVWESSKYDNNNNAFEGLSKGRITIIENQKLPSGVYFYKIKYVAKGEDKMKEGYLYLQD; encoded by the coding sequence TTGGCGAATCGTTTTAAAAAAATTTTCGGGGCAATTCTCTTAGTATTACTTGCCCATGCGGGAAACGCTCAACAAACCACAAATTGGACGTCGGTATCATCCACAGTATGGGAATCCGTAACCAATGATGGTTTAGTGCGCGTTCAATGTACTGTATCTGGCGGCGTATCAATCTCTGGTCCGGAAACAATGGGTTGCACCAGTGCTGCAACTTATAGCGATCCTGCAGTTTTTGGAAGTCCTTCTTTAGAGGTTTCAGCTGATGCAGGTAATTTAAACTTCTTTTTCTTTGATGCCATAACCGGAAATCCTGTACACATTGTAAATCCTATAGTGCATGTCGATAAAGTAGGAACCGTGGGTTTCGTTCTATTAAGCTTTCAAGCGGCAACAGGAAACTTTAATATTACTAATGGTACATGGACGGAACTAAGTTCTAACGGACCTATATTTGAATCTACTCCTACCCTTTTCAATATTGATGATAATGCATTAATTATTAGTGGTTTTGGAACTGATGAATGTGGAAACGGTTCGAATATAGGAACAGGAGGAGGAAGTTTGCGTGTTGAAGAAGTTACTGAGTCAATCGAGATGGATGTAGATGTAACTGGTGGCCTGCTCCCTTTTTTGGCCGCTCCGGATGAAGTAGAATTCGTGCTTACCAATCTTATTATTGCCGAACCTAAAATTGAAGTAACCAAAACAGTTGTCGAAAATTTTTCAAATCCTGTCAGTATTGGAGATACTGTAAATTACACAATTACCGTAGAAAACACAGGAAATGTCACTTTAGATAATATTGATCTAACTGATACTTTTTCGGATATAGATTCAAATAATCTAACTTTAACAAGCCCCCCTGCTTTTAGTAGTTCCTCTTTAAGCTCGCTTGAAGGCACACTCCTTCCTGGGGAAACTGCAACCTATTTAGCAAGCTTTTCACTGACCACACCTGTATTGCAAACAGGAGGAATCATTAATCAAATAAGTGTTCTTGCCGATAGTCCCTACGGAACAGATGATGTAGATGATATTTCTGACGATGGTGTTGATACCGATGGAAATGTCGAGGATGACGCCACCATCAGTTATTTTCCTACGACCGATGATGATACGGTTAACATCTGTGAAGAAGGGACAGTTGATATTTATGTTCTTACAAATGATGATTTTGGAGGAAACGGACCTTCATCCGGAAGCATATTTATTGTTAGTCCTGCCAGCTCTGGAAGTGCTTTAGTTAATGACAATACAACCCCGTCCAATCCTATTGATGATTATATAACATATACTTCAGCTCTTGGATATACAGGTTCAGATAGTTTCGTTTATGGAATAACAGATAGCAAAGGATATACCCAACATGCAATAGTATCCGTTACAGAAACCGCGGCTCCAAATGCCGGTATTGACGGAACTTTGACTATCTGCGAAGGAACCACCGTAACCGAAACACAACTCTTTGACCAACTAGACGGAACTCCTGATTCAGGGGGAACATGGACACCTATTCCTGCAGGTGCTGGAACATACACCTACACCTTAACGGCAACTTCGCCTTGTACTGTCGATAGTACTTCCAAGGTAGTTGTTTCCGAGCAAGCAACTCCGAATGCAGGAACCGACGGAACTTTGACCATCTGCGAAGGAACCACCGTAACCGAAACACAACTTTTTGACGAACTTGGTGGTTCGCCAGAAACTGGTGGGAACTGGACACCGACCCTTGCAGGTGCTGGAACATATACTTATACCGTAACGGCAACTTCGCCTTGTACTGTTGATAGTACTTCCGAGGTAGTTGTTTCCGAGCAAGCAACTCCGAACGCAGGAACCGACGGAACATTGACCATCTGCGAAGGAACCACCGTAACAGAATCACAACTCTTTGACGAACTTGGTGGTTCGCCAGAAACTGGTGGGAATTGGACTCCGACCCTTGCAGGTGCAGGAACATACACCTACACCGTAACGGCAACATCGCCTTGTATTGTTGATAGTACTTCCGAAATAGTTGTTTCCGAGCAGGCAACTCCGAACGCAGGAACCGATGGGATATTGACCATCTGTGAAGGAACCACTGTAACAGAATCACAACTCTTTGACGAACTTACTGATTCGCCAGACCTTGGTGGAACATGGTCACCAACAATGTCTGGTGCAGGAACATACACTTATACCGTTGCGGCAACTTCGCCTTGTACTGTCGATAGTACTTCCGAGGTAGTTGTTTCCGAGCAGGCAACTCCGAACGCAGGAACCGACGGAACTTTGACCATCTGCGAAGGAACCACCGTAACCGAAACACAACTTTTTGACGAACTCGGCGGTTCGCCGGAATCCGGCGGAACATGGTCTCCCACTCTTTCAAGCGCTGGAACATACACCTATACTGTAACGGCAACTTCGCCTTGTACTGTCGATAGTACTTCCAAAGTAATTGTTTCCGAGCAGGCAACTCCGAATGCAGGAACCGACGGAACTTTGACTATCTGCGAAGGAAGCACCGTAACCGAAACACAACTCTTTGACGAACTTGGTGGTTCGCCGGAACCTGGTGGGAACTGGACACCGACCCTTGCAGGTGCTGGAACATATACTTATACGGTAACGGCAACATCGCCTTGTACTGTTGATAGTACTTCCGAGGTAGTTGTTTCCGAGCAAGCAACTCCGAACGCAGGAACCGATGGGATATTGACCATCTGTGAAGGAACCACTGTAACAGAATCACAACTCTTTGACGAACTTACTGATTCGCCAGACCTTGGTGGAACATGGTCACCAACAATGTCTGGTGCAGGAACATACACCTATACCGTTGCGGCAACTTCGCCTTGTACAGGAGACGACACCTCAGAAGTAGTTGTTACAGAAAAAGCATTACCTAATGCAGGAACCGACGGAACATTGACCATCTGCGAAGGAACCACCGTAACAGAATCACAACTCTTTGACGAACTTGGTGGTTCGCCAGACACTGGTGGGAACTGGACACCGACCCTTGCAGGTGCTGGAACATATACTTATACTGTAACGGCAACATCGCCTTGTACTGTTGATAGTACTTCCGAGGTAGTTGTTTCCGAGCAGGCAACTCCGAACGCAGGAACCGACGGAACTTTGACTATCTGCGAAGGAACCACTGTAACAGAAACACAACTTTTTGACGAACTCGGCGGTTCGCCGGAACCTGGTGGGAACTGGACACCAACAATGTCTGGTGCAGGAACATACACCTATACCGTTGCGGCAACTTCGCCATGTACAGTAGATGATACTTCGGAAATTGTGGTAACAGAACTAATAAATCCTAATGCAGGTACCGATGGTTCTTTGACCGTCTGTCAAGGTACGACCGTAACTGAAGATCAACTTTTTAATGAGCTTGGTGGAAGTCCGGACCCTGGCGGAAGTTGGACACCTGCCCTTGCGAGTTCTGGAACATATACTTATACGGTAACTTCCTCGTGTACTGGAGATGATACTTCTCAAGTTGTTGTTACCGAGCAAGTTTTACCTAATGCCGGTATTGATGGAACATTAACCATCTGCGAAGGAACTACTGTTACCGAAACACAACTTTTTGATGAACTAGGCGGCTCCCCAAATCCTGGTGGAGACTGGACGCCTGCCCTTGCTGGTGCAGGAACATATACGTATACCGTTGTAGCGACTTCTGCATGTACTGTAGATGGCACCTCGGAAGTGGTCGTAACAGAAGAACCGACTGCAAATGCTGGTATTGATGGAACATTGACTATCTGTGAAGGAACTACTGTTACCGAAACACAACTCTTCGATGAACTAGGCGGTTCGCCGGACTCCAGCGGGAATTGGACGCCTACCTTTGCGGGTGCAGGAACATACACCTATACCGTAATGGCAACTTCACCATGTACAGCAAATGATACTTCGGAAGTTGTGGTAACAGAACAAGTAAATCCGAATGCAGGTACTGATGGTTCTTTGACCATTTGTGAAGGCACAACTGTTACTGAAAGTCAACTTTTGTCAGAACTTGGTAACAATCCTGACTCAGGGGGAACATGGTTACCAGCAATGGCCGGTGCAGGAACATATACCTATACCGTAACTGCAACTTCGCCTTGTACCGTAGATGATACTTCAATAATCGTGGTAACCGAGCAGGTATTACCTAATGCGGGTACCGATGGAACATTGACCATATGCGAGGGCGAGACCGTAAACGAAACACAGCTCTTTGCTCAACTTGGAGGTGCTGATTCTGGTGGAACATGGACACCGACAATGGCAGGCGCAGGAACGTACACTTATACAATAACAGCAATTTCACCATGTGCCATTGATGATACTTCAGAAGTGGTAGTTACCGAGCAGGTATTACCTAATGCGGGTACCGATGGAACATTGACCATTTGTGCGGACGAAACCGTAAACGAAACACAGCTCTTTGCTCAACTTGGAGGTGCTGATTCAGGTGGAACATGGACGCCCATGATGGCAGGTGCAGGAACGTACATTTATACAATAGCAGCAATTATGCCGTGTGCCATTGATGATACTTCAGAAGTGGTAGTTACCGAGCAGGTATTGCCTAATGCGGGTACCGATGGAACATTAATTATATGCGAAGGAATCACAATAACTGAAGCTCAACTTTTTGACGAACTTGGTGGAACACCAGATTCAGGAGGAACCTGGTCACCGGTTGTGGCAGGAGCTGGAACGTATACTTATACCGTAACTGCAACTTCACCTTGCGCTATTGATGATACTTCAGAAGTTATTGTTACAGAACAGGCACCACCAAATGCAGGTACGGATGGGACATTAGAAATATGCGAAGGCAATAGTCTTACCGAAGCCCTGCTTTTTGCGGAACTTGGAGGCTCACCAGACCCTGGTGGAAACTGGACTCCTACCCTTTCGGGTGCAGGAACATACACTTATACCGTTGCGGCAACTTCGCCATGCACAGGAAATGATACTTCTGAAATTATTGTAACTGAAGTAGCTGCGCCTAATGCTGGTACCGATGGAACATTGATTATCTGTGAAGGAATCACAGTAACTGAAACTCAACTTTTTGATGAACTTGGCGGAACACCTGATTCTAGTGGAAGCTGGACGCCAACAATGGCTGGCGCTGGAACGTACACCTATACCGTAATTGCAACATTACCGTGTACTGTGGATAGTACTTCAGAAGTAATCGTATCAGAACAGCCAACTCCAAATGCGGGTACAGACGGAAGTTTGACCATTTGTGAGGGCGAGACCGTAAACGAAACTCAACTTCTTGCCCAACTTGGCACTCCAGATTCTGGTGGAGTATGGACACCCGCAATGGCTGGCGCAGGAACATATACTTATACCGTAATGGCGATTACTCCATGTACTCTAGATGATATATCCGAAGTAGTTGTATCTGAACAACCAATTCCAGATGCAGGAACAAACGGAACTTTGACTATTTGCCAAGGAACTATCGTAACCGAAACACAACTCTTTGATGAACTTAACGGAACTCCCGATACTGGTGGCGATTGGACACCTACTCTGGCTGGTGCAGGAACATATACTTATATCGTAAAAGGTAATGTTTGTCCAAACGCAATTGCAAATATTATCGTTAATGAAGAAATTCAGCCGAATGCCGGAACAGATGCAACGCTTACCATATGCCCGGGTTCAACTGTAACAGAGGCAGAACTCTTTTTGCTCTTAGGAACTGATAATACTAGCGGTACATGGAATCCTAATCCTGAAGGAGCCAGTGCAGGAATGTATACCTATAGTATTACTGGAAACATATGTGGTGGTGATTCAACAGCAACAGTTGCGGTTACTATTTCTAATCTAGATTCGGATGGTGATACCATATTAGATTGTGATGAAATAATAGATGGTACCGATCCTTTTGACGACTGCGATTCCATAGGCGGGAAACCATTGGCCAGCAGCGATTGTGATAATGACAAACTCACGGAAGAAGAGGAATCTTTATTGGGCACAGACCCAATGAATCCAGATTCTGATGGTGACGGAGTAATAGACGGACAAGAAGTAATTGACAGTACTGATCCGCTGGACAATTGTGATTTCTTATTGGAAAGTCAAACTTTTGCTCCGAGTAGAATCTGGAATGATGCGGACTGTGATATGGACAACCTCACGAACGAACAAGAAATAGACAGGGGAACCGATTCTACCAATCCTGATACCGACGGTGATACTATAAATGACGGACAAGAGGTGATGGACAATACCGATCCGCTTGACCCTTGCGATTCAATTGGTGGCACAGCACCTAACAACATTTCCTGTGAATTATTTATTGAGTTAGACCTCGTTAAACAAGGAGATATTTTAAACGGAAGTTTTAGGATTATTAATATTGACCGCTACCCTAATCATCAGGTAGAGATATTTAATAGATGGGGTATTCTAGTTTGGGAGTCTTCTAAATATGACAACAACAATAATGCTTTTGAAGGATTATCAAAAGGAAGAATTACCATTATAGAAAACCAAAAATTACCATCTGGTGTTTATTTCTATAAAATAAAATATGTAGCTAAAGGTGAGGATAAGATGAAAGAAGGATACCTCTATCTACAAGATTAA
- a CDS encoding PorP/SprF family type IX secretion system membrane protein: MKKFLLIALITTTTLCGLRAQQDAQYTQYMYNPMPINPAYAGSRGVFSIAALHRSQWVGIQGAPTTQTLNFHTPVSDRVGVGLSIVNDDIGNGTSQETYFDGVFSYTVPLSREAKLAFGLKASAHVLNLDFSKLANYQDETSGTGLTNIDNKLSPNFGAGVYYYNERFYVGLSVPNFLATKHFDGDATSSSFLAKERMNFYLMTGYVYDLNQIWQFKPTLLVKAVNGAPLQIDVSANFMFRNKFILGAGYRWDAALSALFGFQASDQILLGLAYDREVTELGGSRFNDGSFEVILRYEFRSRNRRSIAPRFF; the protein is encoded by the coding sequence ATGAAAAAATTCCTCCTGATTGCACTCATTACCACTACTACACTATGTGGCCTTAGAGCTCAACAAGATGCCCAGTATACACAATACATGTATAACCCAATGCCTATTAACCCTGCCTATGCAGGTTCTCGAGGTGTTTTCAGTATAGCGGCATTACACCGATCACAATGGGTTGGTATACAAGGTGCCCCAACAACACAAACACTTAATTTTCACACGCCAGTCTCAGACAGAGTTGGTGTTGGTCTGTCTATTGTGAATGATGATATAGGAAACGGAACAAGTCAAGAAACTTATTTTGACGGTGTTTTTTCCTACACCGTACCCCTTTCAAGAGAAGCAAAACTCGCTTTTGGTTTAAAGGCTAGTGCACACGTATTAAACCTAGATTTTAGTAAACTTGCTAACTACCAAGATGAAACTTCCGGTACAGGTCTAACTAATATTGATAACAAGCTTTCTCCAAACTTTGGTGCGGGGGTTTACTATTACAATGAACGATTCTATGTAGGTCTATCCGTTCCTAATTTTTTAGCAACCAAGCATTTTGACGGTGATGCAACTAGTTCTTCTTTTTTAGCAAAGGAACGTATGAACTTTTATTTGATGACAGGGTATGTTTACGACCTTAATCAAATATGGCAATTTAAACCAACGCTACTGGTAAAAGCTGTTAACGGAGCTCCATTACAAATTGATGTTTCCGCCAATTTCATGTTCCGAAATAAATTTATTTTAGGAGCTGGTTACAGGTGGGATGCTGCTCTTAGTGCCCTTTTTGGGTTTCAAGCTTCAGACCAAATATTATTGGGGTTAGCTTACGATAGAGAAGTTACTGAACTTGGTGGTTCACGATTTAATGACGGATCATTTGAAGTAATTTTAAGGTATGAATTTCGCTCACGTAATAGAAGAAGTATAGCGCCAAGGTTCTTCTAA